In Candidatus Hydrogenedentota bacterium, a single window of DNA contains:
- a CDS encoding tetratricopeptide repeat protein, with the protein MWGFLCREYLDVMETRVQPSTWKTRIDGIELFEPYIQTHQRALYSNIIIGDIREIAPTLDQYELIIAGDVIEHLHKDEGERVLEQLYEKATRALLVNIPLGEGWDHPECHGNPGELHRSVWYPEDFHPYPNIFQPYELPVGAYGSFFCPKDVAPDVRAKGFLLAADRQKMEGNIERALHYADRAFEINPADREVCSFLADVYIGQKQFDKAVAVLANAISSDSEFHFAYIALAKILVALGRRDESRTYLHRLMRCNDVPDSLRADAENLLG; encoded by the coding sequence ATGTGGGGATTCCTTTGCCGTGAATATCTGGACGTTATGGAGACTCGTGTCCAACCTTCGACGTGGAAAACCCGGATAGACGGTATAGAACTCTTTGAACCCTATATTCAGACTCACCAACGCGCACTGTATTCGAACATCATCATCGGCGACATTCGTGAGATTGCACCGACTCTGGACCAATACGAGCTGATTATCGCCGGCGATGTTATTGAGCACCTGCACAAAGATGAGGGCGAGCGGGTCCTTGAACAATTGTACGAGAAGGCGACTCGTGCTTTGCTGGTGAATATTCCGCTTGGTGAAGGCTGGGATCATCCGGAGTGTCACGGGAATCCCGGGGAATTGCACCGAAGCGTTTGGTATCCGGAAGACTTCCACCCGTATCCAAACATTTTTCAGCCCTATGAACTCCCGGTCGGAGCGTACGGGAGTTTCTTCTGTCCCAAAGACGTTGCACCTGATGTGCGCGCGAAAGGCTTCCTGCTCGCCGCCGACCGCCAGAAAATGGAGGGCAATATCGAGCGGGCTCTTCACTATGCGGATCGTGCCTTTGAAATTAACCCCGCGGATCGCGAAGTCTGTTCGTTTCTTGCGGATGTCTACATTGGGCAGAAGCAATTCGACAAAGCCGTCGCCGTATTGGCAAATGCGATCAGCAGCGATTCCGAGTTCCACTTTGCATACATTGCCCTGGCGAAGATCTTGGTCGCACTTGGTAGACGCGACGAATCCCGAACCTATCTTCATCGCTTGATGCGCTGCAACGATGTTCCCGATTCGTTACGCGCAGATGCAGAGAACCTACTGGGTTAA
- a CDS encoding glycoside hydrolase family 78 protein, translating to MKILTIKWVVLLAILASASFESWAQIEAVNLRCEYLRSPIGLDVASPRLSWELQSSTRAQRQSAYQVLVATSAGILDQGKGDLWDSGKVESPEQSQIVYGGTPLVSHQVCFWRVRVWNQDGVESGWSKPAQWAMGVLRPEEWTGKWITSQLDGSGPLPLFRKEFAVEGRIRRAVVYLCGLGFHELYLNGNRVGDSVFAPDWTNYKKTCVYSSYEVTTLLQKGANAVGVMLGNGMYNVKGGRYVKFKGSFGPPSLTAILHLEYEDGTTHDVVTDSSWKTSPGPVVFSCIYGGEDYDAREVKPGWTMPQYGDSSWVPAVESQGPGGRLTSEGSLPIKVMRVRDAVGVTQPKPGIFVYDLGQNTSGRPILRVKGPRGSTVKLIPGELLDGDGLVTQRSSGGPVWFSYTLAGKGIEEWRPQFSYYGFRYVQVEGATPEKMAERRSKGPIVLDLKGDFTYAAAEIAGEFSCSNETVNRIHELILTAIRSNFQSVLTDCPHREKLGWLEVSHLLAGAIMYNYDVPRFYAKVSRDMRDSQRENGLVPDIAPEYTVFNGGFVDSPEWGSASILNPWYTYLTYGDRRVLEVNYVTMQRYVDYLATTAQDNIVSHGLGDWYDIGPKSPGESQLTSKGLTATAVYYQDLSVMAKVATVLGKPDDAKRFAERAVLVRDAFNRQFHKANPGDYDQGSQTASAMPFVVGLVPEADRAAVLEGLVDRIKSGGYHVTAGDVGFSYLVRTLTDNGAGDTLYKMVVQDEGPGYVDQLNKNATSLTEAWDANPASSNNHCMLGHAEEWFYRGLGGIRSDELSPGYRHFVLSPDVPDGLDWVRVKHATIRGPIVSEWRAKDHTFTWTIEIPPNTTATVCVPSKSSESVLESQVPAKSAHGVDFLGHENGRSTYLVHSGSYQFEAQLTD from the coding sequence ATGAAGATACTTACTATCAAATGGGTGGTGCTTCTTGCCATTCTGGCAAGCGCGTCGTTCGAGTCGTGGGCTCAGATTGAAGCTGTCAACTTGCGCTGCGAGTATTTGCGGTCCCCTATCGGACTCGATGTGGCGAGTCCTCGGCTGAGCTGGGAGCTTCAGTCTTCAACAAGGGCGCAGCGCCAGTCGGCCTACCAAGTTCTTGTGGCCACGTCTGCGGGTATCCTGGATCAGGGAAAGGGTGACCTGTGGGATTCCGGCAAGGTTGAATCACCAGAGCAAAGCCAAATCGTCTATGGAGGCACTCCACTTGTTTCGCACCAGGTTTGCTTTTGGAGAGTGCGTGTGTGGAACCAAGATGGAGTAGAGAGCGGATGGAGCAAGCCTGCACAGTGGGCCATGGGGGTACTGCGTCCGGAAGAATGGACCGGAAAGTGGATTACGAGCCAACTTGACGGATCGGGTCCATTGCCCCTGTTTCGGAAGGAGTTCGCAGTCGAAGGGCGAATCAGGCGGGCCGTGGTGTACCTCTGCGGCCTTGGCTTCCATGAACTTTACTTGAATGGCAATAGAGTCGGAGATTCCGTATTTGCGCCAGACTGGACGAACTACAAGAAGACGTGTGTATATAGCAGCTATGAAGTCACTACGCTGCTGCAGAAGGGCGCAAACGCCGTCGGCGTGATGCTCGGAAACGGCATGTACAACGTCAAAGGCGGCCGTTACGTGAAATTCAAGGGGTCCTTTGGACCGCCCTCGCTCACGGCCATCCTGCACCTCGAGTACGAGGACGGTACGACGCATGACGTCGTCACCGACTCATCGTGGAAGACAAGCCCCGGCCCGGTGGTCTTCTCATGCATTTACGGCGGGGAGGATTACGATGCTCGCGAAGTGAAGCCCGGTTGGACCATGCCTCAATATGGTGATTCTAGCTGGGTGCCTGCGGTTGAAAGCCAAGGTCCCGGCGGACGCCTTACAAGCGAAGGCAGTTTGCCGATCAAGGTTATGCGCGTACGCGACGCCGTGGGGGTAACGCAGCCGAAGCCGGGCATATTCGTGTACGACCTCGGGCAGAACACCTCTGGGCGACCGATTCTTCGCGTGAAAGGTCCGAGGGGATCGACGGTAAAGTTGATTCCTGGAGAGCTGTTGGATGGAGATGGCCTCGTTACCCAACGTAGTTCCGGTGGGCCTGTGTGGTTTAGTTACACGTTGGCAGGAAAGGGAATCGAAGAATGGAGGCCCCAATTCTCCTACTATGGATTCCGCTACGTTCAGGTCGAGGGAGCGACTCCGGAAAAGATGGCCGAACGGCGCTCCAAGGGGCCGATTGTCCTTGATCTGAAAGGCGACTTTACCTATGCCGCCGCGGAGATTGCCGGCGAATTCTCGTGCTCGAACGAGACGGTCAACCGTATCCACGAACTGATACTCACCGCCATTCGGAGCAATTTCCAGAGTGTCTTGACGGATTGTCCGCACCGCGAGAAGCTTGGATGGCTTGAGGTTTCTCATCTGCTCGCGGGCGCGATTATGTACAACTACGATGTGCCGCGGTTCTACGCAAAGGTCTCGCGCGACATGCGCGATTCCCAGCGCGAGAACGGCCTCGTACCCGACATCGCGCCGGAATACACCGTCTTCAACGGTGGCTTTGTCGATTCACCCGAATGGGGTAGTGCCAGCATTCTTAACCCTTGGTATACCTACCTGACCTACGGCGACCGCCGTGTTTTGGAGGTCAATTACGTAACCATGCAGCGGTACGTCGACTACCTCGCAACGACTGCGCAGGATAACATCGTATCTCACGGGCTGGGCGACTGGTACGACATCGGACCCAAGAGCCCGGGGGAATCGCAATTGACTTCCAAGGGGTTGACGGCGACGGCCGTCTATTACCAAGACCTGAGCGTAATGGCGAAAGTCGCCACGGTACTAGGGAAGCCCGATGACGCCAAGCGGTTTGCCGAGCGTGCCGTGCTCGTGCGCGACGCGTTTAACCGGCAGTTTCACAAAGCCAATCCCGGAGACTACGACCAGGGAAGCCAAACCGCCAGCGCGATGCCGTTCGTCGTGGGGTTGGTCCCGGAAGCGGACCGTGCTGCGGTGCTTGAGGGACTGGTCGACCGGATTAAGAGTGGGGGGTACCACGTAACCGCTGGAGACGTGGGATTCTCCTATCTCGTGCGCACACTGACCGACAACGGCGCTGGTGACACCCTGTACAAGATGGTCGTGCAAGATGAGGGCCCCGGCTATGTCGACCAGCTCAACAAGAATGCCACCTCGCTGACAGAAGCGTGGGACGCCAACCCTGCTTCGTCCAACAATCATTGCATGCTTGGACATGCGGAGGAATGGTTCTATCGCGGCTTGGGCGGTATCCGCTCTGACGAGTTGTCACCAGGCTACCGCCATTTCGTCCTGAGTCCGGACGTTCCGGATGGCTTAGACTGGGTCAGGGTTAAGCACGCGACGATAAGGGGTCCCATCGTAAGCGAATGGAGGGCAAAAGACCACACGTTCACATGGACAATTGAGATTCCGCCGAACACCACAGCCACCGTTTGCGTGCCGTCCAAGTCATCCGAATCCGTGCTTGAGAGCCAAGTGCCGGCCAAATCAGCACATGGGGTGGATTTCCTGGGCCATGAGAACGGTAGGTCCACTTACCTTGTTCATTCAGGATCGTACCAATTCGAGGCCCAACTCACCGACTAG